One genomic segment of Tripterygium wilfordii isolate XIE 37 chromosome 9, ASM1340144v1, whole genome shotgun sequence includes these proteins:
- the LOC120005828 gene encoding putative F-box protein At4g17565, which translates to MARPPYYKKRKTSQPEWANLNGDLLQNIFNKLSFVDVCRTKPVCSRWNKNAQEIFKTRGEVPWLLFPPQEDDYYLGKGDKTARLLNLQEKRFYNSFNNEATEKIMSCCNCCCVGSSHGWLIFLDEYAVPFLLNPFSSKRIQLPHLDCCLSLATLTTFCNPNNVTSVWRERFVNKAILSSYPSNLNDCYVALIYGRESRLAFCRINGDRSWTELDGKHEPYEDIIIRNKTQLCALAHDGSLEVWDMVQGCISTPAKKMDISSVEIRRREDSRWRSVKYLQTLRYYLVESSGDLLLVIRYVGEIVNTEGEAVSESYLLGGESNHPLVFPYKTLHFEVFRLDNDHKMWVQVDSLGDNVLFLGGSESISIPVEDCLEDMTWASLVCKMGA; encoded by the exons ATGGCAAGGCCACCTTATTATAAGAAGAGAAAAACAAGCCAACCTGAGTGGGCTAATCTGAATGGCGATCTCCTCCAAAACATCTTCAACAAACTGTCTTTTGTGGATGTATGTCGCACCAAACCAGTTTGTTCAAGGTGGAACAAGAATGCACAAGAGATATTCAAAACTCGCGGCGAAGTGCCATggcttctcttccctccccaaGAAGACGATTACTATCTTGGTAAAGGAGACAAAACAGCGCGGTTGTTGAATCTCCAAGAGAAAAGATTTTACAATTCATTCAACAATGAAGCTACTGAAAAGATTATGAGCTGCTGCAATTGTTGTTGTGTTGGGTCTTCTCATGGTTGGTTAATATTTTTGGATGAATACGCAGTTCCATTCCTCTTGAATCCATTTTCTTCCAAACGAATCCAACTTCCTCACTTGGATTGTTGTTTATCATTGGCCACATTGACTACTTTCTGCAACCCTAACAATGTTACCTCTGTATGGCGAGAGAGATTTGTTAACAAGGCAATATTGTCATCATATCCATCGAATCTAAACGATTGTTATGTGGCGTTAATCTATGGTAGAGAATCAAGATTGGCTTTCTGTAGAATCAATGGTGATAGATCTTGGACTGAGCTTGATGGAAAGCATGAACCCTATGAAGATATCATCATACGTAACAAAACACAGCTTTGTGCATTGGCTCATGATGGGTCTCTTGAGGTATGGGATATGGTTCAAGGTTGTATTAGTACTCCTGCAAAGAAGATGGACATCAGCTCTGTTGAGATCAGGAGGAGAGAAGACTCTCGATGGCGCTCCGTAAAGTATCTTCAGACGCTCAGATACTATCTGGTGGAATCAAGTGGGGATTTGTTGTTGGTGATTAGGTATGTTGGGGAGATTGTTAATACAGAAGGAGAAGCAGTGTCCGAGTCGTACCTTCTCGGCGGAGAAAGTAATCACCCTTTGGTATTTCCTTACAAAACTTTACACTTTGAAGTCTTCAGATTAGACAATGACCACAAAATGTGGGTGCAAGTGGATTCGTTGGGTGATAATGTGCTATTCTTGGGTGGAAGTGAGTCTATCTCCATTCCTGTAGAGGA CTGTTTGGAGGACATGACATGGGCGTCTTTAGTCTGCAAGATGGGAGCGTAG
- the LOC120005827 gene encoding la-related protein 6B-like: MAQEEEALDKPQSQATSSSSDPSLSRNLSFSKLNAQAAAFVPTRNPTTRSDPPQHHQQQRLVIPPPPMVHVYPPAASASPTRPHPPPPPPFHVPVHSPVPMPTYVIPIQNHHHHHNQHHNNQRNHHRHQNHHHHHSQQHQYVPVHYHGHDQYHGSGVGEQEVEVSTKKGHQATQAQGEQKHGGPPSENGVSEEAVQKILNQVEYYFGDLNLATTDLLMRCISKDPEGYVPISVVASFKKIKALVNSNSQLATVLRTSPKLVVSEDGKKVRRQHLLTESDMEELQSRIVLAENLPEDHSHQYLMKIFSSIGSVKTIRTCQPQPQASSRGTSSALRMAKADGMHYSNKLHAFVEYESVELAEKAVAELNDEGNWRSGLRVCLMLKRATKSAQALGKKGNDGERHYEEEDTSTSDLWPNDKHARDSSQHFDVHSDDLTGEGHVNDKEGIGVPKKGRNRGHGKGRVRTQFQQNNHGHHVGTPPSNKMVFTEHQTAVKQPPGPRMPDGTRGFAMGRGKPLAVNTESYIL; the protein is encoded by the exons ATGgcacaagaagaagaagccctAGATAAACCTCAGTCTCAAGCTACTTCCTCGTCTTCAGATCCTTCTTTATCCAGAAACTTGTCGTTTAGTAAGCTCAACGCGCAGGCGGCTGCTTTCGTGCCCACTCGGAATCCTACAACTCGCTCAGATCCACCTCAACATCACCAGCAGCAGCGGCTAGTGATCCCTCCTCCTCCTATGGTCCATGTATATCCACCTGCCGCTTCTGCTTCTCCCACTCGtcctcatcctcctcctcctccaccatttCATGTCCCTGTACACAGTCCCGTGCCCATGCCAACGTATGTGATTCCCATCCAGaaccatcatcatcaccacaatCAACACCATAATAATCAGAGGAATCATCATCGacatcaaaatcatcatcaccatcatagTCAGCAGCATCAGTATGTGCCGGTGCACTATCACGGCCATGATCAGTATCATGGCAGTGGTGTTGGAGAGCAGGAGGTTGAAGTTTCAACGAAGAAGGGGCATCAGGCAACGCAAGCTCAGGGAGAGCAAAAGCACGGCGGTCCCCCATCGGAAAACGGGGTATCAGAGGAAGCCGTACAAAAGATTTTGAATCAG GTGGAGTATTATTTCGGTGATCTTAATTTGGCCACTACCGATCTTCTGATGAGGTGCATTAGCAAAGATCCAGAAGGATATG TGCCCATATCTGTTGTTGCATCTTTCAAGAAGATAAAAGCCCTCGTAAATAGTAATTCTCAGCTTGCCACTGTTCTGAGGACTTCACCAAAGCTT GTAGTCAGTGAGGATGGGAAGAAAGTTAGACGACAGCATCTCTTAACTGAGTCTGACATGGAAGAATTGCAA TCTCGCATAGTACTTGCTGAAAATTTACCTGAAGATCATAGCCACCAATATCTCATGAAAATTTTTTCTTCAATAGGGAG tgtGAAAACAATTCGTACTTGTCAGCCTCAACCTCAAGCCTCTTCTCGTGGGACTTCTTCAGCATTGAGAATGGCAAAGGCTGATGGCATGCATTACAGTAATAAG CTGCATGCATTCGTGGAATACGAGTCTGTTGAGCTTGCCGAGAAAGCA GTTGCAGAGCTAAATGATGAGGGAAACTGGAGGAGTGGCCTTAGGGTCTGTTTGATGCTCAAACGCGCG ACAAAATCTGCTCAAGCGCTAGGGAAGAAAGGGAATGATGGGGAACGACATTACGAGGAAGAGGATACTTCAACATCTGATCTGTGGCCTAATGATAAACACGCTAGAGATTCTTCCCAACACTTTGATGTCCACTCAGACGATCTTACA GGAGAGGGGCATGTCAATGACAAGGAGGGCAttggtgtgccaaaaaagggaCGCAACAGGGGACATGGCAAGGGTCGTGTGCGGACTCAATTCCAGCAGAATAATCACGGACACCACGTGGGAACACCCCCTTCAAATAAAATGGTTTTCACTGAGCATCAAACTGCAGTAAAGCAACCTCCTGGGCCACGAATGCCTGATGGTACAAGAGGGTTTGCAATGGGTCGGGGGAAGCCACTGGCTGTTAacacagaatcatatatattatag